A portion of the Celeribacter baekdonensis genome contains these proteins:
- a CDS encoding phosphoadenylyl-sulfate reductase has protein sequence MPHEATLLKQEFGTVDTRVDRLNARYKHHSATSVLELALRDRELGRIALVSSFGAESVVLLHMISVMKPDTPVVFIDTEMLFQETIDYQLDLIDRLDLRDVRRIRPSRAKLDAHDPEGILHQSNKDACCDLRKTQPLQDALGGFDAWITGRKRFQGATRASLDFFENELDTRIKINPLAYWAPSDLQDYMINNRLPRHPLVAKGYPSIGCAPCTSPVKEGEDPRAGRWRDEEKTECGIHFVDGKFVRGPLKGDAA, from the coding sequence ATGCCGCATGAGGCCACGCTTTTGAAACAGGAATTCGGCACGGTGGACACCCGTGTCGACCGCCTGAACGCGCGCTACAAACACCATTCGGCGACGTCGGTGTTGGAACTGGCTTTGCGAGACCGTGAGCTTGGGCGGATCGCGCTTGTGTCCTCTTTTGGCGCGGAATCCGTGGTGTTGTTGCATATGATTTCGGTGATGAAACCGGACACGCCGGTGGTGTTCATCGACACGGAAATGTTGTTTCAGGAAACCATCGACTATCAGCTCGACCTGATCGACCGGCTCGATCTGCGCGATGTGCGGCGCATTCGTCCCTCGCGGGCCAAATTGGACGCCCATGATCCCGAAGGCATCCTGCATCAAAGCAACAAAGATGCTTGCTGTGACCTGCGTAAAACCCAACCGCTGCAAGACGCGCTGGGGGGCTTTGACGCGTGGATCACCGGGCGCAAACGGTTTCAGGGGGCCACCCGCGCCAGTCTCGATTTCTTTGAAAACGAGTTGGACACGCGGATCAAAATCAATCCTCTGGCCTATTGGGCGCCAAGCGATTTGCAGGATTACATGATCAACAACCGCCTGCCGCGTCACCCCTTGGTGGCAAAAGGCTATCCCTCGATCGGCTGTGCCCCCTGCACATCGCCGGTCAAAGAGGGCGAAGATCCGCGCGCTGGACGTTGGCGCGATGAAGAGAAAACAGAATGCGGGATACATTTCGTGGACGGAAAATTCGTGCGCGGCCCCCTCAAAGGAGATGCAGCATGA
- a CDS encoding molybdopterin biosynthesis protein gives MMFGRRPVRAAKGTILARSVSFKAGGRLDAGCLLGPTEIAALVMAGVGEVTVAELDPHDVAQDEVARRVSAAMVPLPSDANLDLGRPSAGAVQITATCAGVLGLDTAGITRMNRVDEGVAVATLPQFHRVAKGDVVATVRVIPYGVKRSALSKVIEDAHDTIRVRAVLAETASLIQTVIGGDGGAAKGEAFLRVRLDRLGVHLIETLVVPHREEALAEALLSARGEVVFVLTAVETVDRGDVAPEAVKQAGGVITRFGLPVDPGARFFAGGLGAVPILGLPGGARDPAMTGVDRLVDRLLCGVSITDEDIAQMGVGGLSSSDV, from the coding sequence ATGATGTTTGGACGCCGCCCGGTGCGCGCCGCCAAGGGCACGATTTTAGCGCGATCTGTGAGTTTTAAGGCCGGAGGGCGGTTGGATGCGGGGTGTCTGCTTGGACCGACAGAGATTGCTGCGCTGGTCATGGCTGGTGTGGGCGAGGTCACCGTGGCCGAGCTTGATCCGCATGATGTGGCGCAAGACGAGGTGGCACGCCGGGTCAGTGCGGCGATGGTGCCTCTGCCCAGTGATGCCAATTTGGATTTGGGGCGTCCCAGCGCGGGTGCGGTGCAGATCACGGCGACTTGCGCTGGGGTTTTGGGCCTCGATACCGCCGGGATCACTCGGATGAACCGGGTCGATGAGGGGGTGGCCGTCGCCACCCTGCCGCAGTTCCACCGCGTCGCCAAAGGCGATGTCGTTGCCACGGTTCGGGTCATTCCCTACGGGGTCAAACGCTCGGCACTCTCAAAAGTGATTGAGGACGCCCATGACACGATCCGGGTGCGCGCCGTTTTGGCCGAAACCGCGAGCCTCATTCAAACCGTGATTGGCGGCGACGGCGGGGCCGCCAAAGGCGAGGCTTTTTTGCGGGTGCGATTGGACCGATTGGGCGTGCATTTGATCGAAACCTTAGTGGTGCCACACCGCGAAGAGGCACTGGCCGAAGCGCTTTTAAGTGCGCGCGGCGAGGTGGTGTTTGTCTTGACCGCGGTGGAGACGGTGGATCGCGGTGATGTCGCGCCTGAGGCGGTAAAGCAGGCGGGCGGTGTGATCACGCGCTTCGGTTTGCCGGTCGACCCCGGTGCGCGGTTTTTCGCGGGCGGGCTTGGGGCTGTGCCAATTTTGGGCCTGCCGGGAGGTGCCCGCGATCCCGCTATGACCGGAGTGGATCGGTTGGTGGATCGGTTGCTGTGTGGCGTGAGCATCACCGATGAGGACATCGCGCAGATGGGGGTTGGCGGCCTGTCCTCATCGGACGTTTGA
- a CDS encoding TraR/DksA family transcriptional regulator, whose product MLDLVQRQTQLLQRKDELLQRLQDIETELDAHQSKDWAELATERESDEVLEGMGVSGKLELAMIEAALQRISAGNYGFCAACGEEISEKRLDVLPYTPVCKDCAARNAEHK is encoded by the coding sequence ATGCTAGACCTTGTTCAAAGACAAACGCAATTGCTGCAACGCAAAGACGAATTGCTTCAAAGATTGCAGGATATCGAAACGGAGTTGGACGCTCATCAGTCGAAAGACTGGGCCGAACTGGCGACCGAACGCGAGAGCGATGAGGTGCTTGAAGGCATGGGGGTCTCTGGAAAACTCGAACTGGCGATGATTGAAGCAGCACTTCAGCGCATTTCTGCCGGGAATTACGGATTTTGCGCCGCCTGCGGCGAAGAAATCAGCGAAAAACGTTTGGATGTGTTACCCTATACACCTGTGTGCAAAGACTGCGCCGCGCGCAACGCCGAACACAAATGA
- a CDS encoding SAM-dependent methyltransferase — MSFWDQRYDQPEYVFGTAPAAFLPRHLAQLPKEARVLCVADGEGRNSVWLAERGLDVTAFDPSAPALAKARALAKRRGVRVGYHQTGIEDWDWDRPFDLIVAIYIQFIGPEQRAELFTQFDRALAPGGRVMIHGYTPKQVEYGTGGPGKVENMYTEAMLAQAFEGYDILENRAFEMHVNEGHGHVGHSALIDFIAQKPKGTG; from the coding sequence ATGAGCTTTTGGGATCAGCGTTACGACCAACCGGAGTATGTGTTTGGCACCGCGCCCGCTGCGTTTTTACCGCGTCATCTGGCGCAACTGCCCAAAGAGGCCCGCGTGCTCTGCGTCGCCGATGGCGAAGGCCGCAATTCGGTGTGGTTGGCCGAACGGGGTTTGGATGTGACGGCGTTTGACCCCTCCGCGCCCGCTCTGGCCAAAGCGCGCGCTCTGGCGAAGCGGCGTGGCGTGCGCGTGGGCTACCATCAAACCGGGATTGAGGATTGGGATTGGGACCGTCCTTTTGATCTGATTGTGGCGATTTACATTCAATTCATCGGGCCGGAACAGCGCGCCGAACTGTTTACCCAATTTGATCGCGCCCTTGCCCCCGGCGGCCGGGTGATGATCCATGGCTATACGCCAAAACAGGTCGAATACGGCACGGGCGGCCCCGGCAAGGTGGAGAATATGTACACCGAGGCCATGTTGGCGCAGGCTTTTGAAGGCTATGACATCCTCGAGAACCGCGCCTTTGAGATGCATGTGAATGAGGGCCACGGCCATGTCGGCCACTCGGCCCTCATCGACTTTATCGCGCAAAAACCTAAGGGGACGGGTTAA
- a CDS encoding enoyl-CoA hydratase-related protein, whose product MREGQSVDVAQGESLAGEMVQVRRDGAVAVLRLSRPPVNTITDAMRLALFTAIEDADHDPDVHAIVVAGEGASFCTGYAPDALSHIEAAPTLNTLCDRIEACGKPVVAALHGSTLEAGLALAMAAHYRVMGRAARLGAPEVSFGLVPGGGVTQRLPRLAGADAALALLLSGRPIDGVQAQKLGLVDELVQKKVGDEAVAFAHHLVESKKGPRPSRDVTRGMADGARFLTEIAARRMEIRGARIEAPKHIVDCVEAALMMPFDAGVWREQAAREDCFASPQSNALRHAYLAERQAARLSGVDGVEPAEVVTLGIVGTGTLALGIAVAALDHGFHVRLLGNGADQLVVVQNRIEAAYTRAAQQGQISPELRDARVAAFTASARVDSLAAADLVIEATQGNAATRGRLLARVEEFLPEDVVLATVADRGFDVMARDLAHPERFLGLHFFAPAQMIRVVELAHSDGVAPKALATAHGFLRRLGKIPVTVSATDGLIANVVQEAGWAAVDVALLMGARPAQIDQAMRAYGFPAGPCEAMDALGLSYMTGAVAQYLAEKGRGGKATGAGFYDYVDGAGPDDSRAEALLAELRADGGIPALALSDTDIVERIILAEANAGARLLERGVVARPVDIDVVMMIAKGYPRWRGGPMQSADAMGIVAAEKRLLAFAKAAPDIWAPATIWRALFKNGDRFEKLNQI is encoded by the coding sequence ATGCGTGAGGGGCAGAGTGTAGACGTGGCGCAGGGCGAGAGCCTCGCAGGTGAAATGGTGCAGGTCCGCCGCGACGGTGCGGTCGCCGTGCTGCGCCTGTCACGTCCGCCGGTCAATACGATCACCGATGCCATGCGATTGGCACTGTTCACGGCCATTGAGGACGCGGACCATGACCCCGATGTGCACGCCATTGTCGTGGCGGGTGAGGGGGCGTCTTTCTGTACCGGCTATGCCCCCGACGCCCTGTCGCATATCGAGGCCGCGCCGACGTTAAACACCCTATGTGACCGGATCGAGGCCTGTGGCAAACCCGTTGTCGCGGCCCTGCATGGCTCAACGCTTGAGGCCGGATTGGCCTTGGCTATGGCGGCGCATTACCGGGTGATGGGGCGGGCTGCGCGGTTGGGCGCGCCGGAAGTGTCCTTTGGCCTCGTGCCCGGCGGTGGTGTGACCCAACGGTTGCCCAGATTGGCTGGTGCGGATGCGGCGTTGGCGCTCCTGCTCTCGGGTCGGCCAATTGACGGTGTGCAAGCGCAAAAACTCGGCCTTGTCGATGAATTGGTGCAAAAAAAGGTTGGTGATGAGGCCGTGGCCTTTGCTCACCACTTGGTTGAGAGCAAAAAGGGGCCACGCCCCAGCCGTGATGTCACCCGAGGCATGGCCGATGGTGCGCGCTTCCTGACTGAGATTGCGGCGCGACGGATGGAAATTCGCGGGGCGCGTATTGAGGCGCCAAAACATATCGTTGACTGTGTCGAAGCCGCGCTGATGATGCCCTTTGATGCGGGGGTCTGGCGCGAACAAGCCGCGCGAGAGGACTGTTTTGCCTCGCCGCAATCCAATGCCCTCCGGCATGCGTATTTGGCCGAAAGACAGGCGGCGCGGCTGAGTGGGGTGGACGGGGTTGAGCCCGCCGAGGTCGTCACCCTTGGGATTGTCGGCACCGGAACTTTGGCGCTTGGGATTGCGGTCGCGGCCTTGGATCATGGGTTTCATGTTCGCCTTTTGGGCAATGGCGCTGATCAATTGGTCGTTGTCCAAAACCGGATTGAGGCCGCCTATACCCGTGCGGCGCAACAGGGCCAGATCAGCCCCGAGCTGCGCGATGCCAGAGTGGCCGCCTTCACGGCCAGTGCGCGTGTTGATAGCCTCGCCGCCGCCGATCTGGTGATCGAGGCGACCCAAGGCAATGCGGCGACGCGTGGGCGTCTTTTGGCCCGGGTCGAAGAGTTTTTGCCCGAAGATGTGGTTTTGGCCACGGTCGCGGATCGCGGATTCGACGTGATGGCCCGCGATTTGGCCCATCCTGAACGGTTTTTGGGCCTGCATTTCTTTGCCCCGGCACAGATGATCCGCGTGGTCGAATTGGCGCATTCCGACGGGGTGGCCCCGAAAGCTTTGGCAACGGCCCATGGGTTTTTGCGTCGCCTCGGCAAAATCCCGGTAACCGTCTCTGCCACGGATGGTTTGATTGCCAATGTGGTGCAAGAGGCGGGATGGGCCGCCGTGGATGTGGCGTTGTTGATGGGCGCGCGCCCGGCACAGATTGATCAGGCGATGCGGGCCTATGGATTTCCTGCCGGACCCTGCGAGGCCATGGATGCGCTGGGGCTGAGCTACATGACCGGCGCTGTGGCGCAATATTTGGCCGAGAAAGGGCGCGGAGGCAAAGCCACGGGGGCCGGATTTTACGATTATGTTGACGGGGCAGGGCCTGACGACAGTCGCGCAGAGGCGCTTTTGGCCGAACTCAGAGCGGACGGCGGTATCCCCGCCTTGGCGCTGAGTGACACCGATATTGTCGAACGGATCATTTTGGCCGAAGCCAACGCGGGCGCGCGTCTTTTGGAGCGCGGCGTGGTGGCGCGTCCGGTGGACATCGACGTGGTGATGATGATCGCGAAAGGCTATCCGCGCTGGCGCGGCGGACCGATGCAATCGGCAGATGCGATGGGGATTGTGGCGGCGGAAAAACGGCTCTTGGCCTTTGCCAAGGCGGCCCCTGACATTTGGGCCCCTGCGACAATCTGGCGCGCGTTGTTTAAAAATGGCGACCGTTTCGAAAAATTAAACCAAATCTGA
- a CDS encoding putative transporter codes for MSLPLSDVALTTLALALAGAFGLLFGKLQFRKIGLGIGGVLFSGILIGHFASKAGISFDSDVMHFVRELGLILFVYTIGIQVGPSFFASFAKSGLRFNLAAIGIVLAGVAVTLMIYALTDLPLPVLMGVMSGAVTNTPGLGAAQQALGELGLPASEVGFAGMGYAMAYPFGIIGILISMFAVRFLFGINVEREEEAYKLETKSGEAALPALNLEVTNQNLEGVRLGDVPDLFDQGVVASRMKSGGELIVPTRDTVLHLGDCLHMVGPAEKLAAMKLIMGREIDTPLTTKGTKLTWARIVVTKDKILGKSLRELALVEARGVTVSRINRAGVELPAQASSSLAFGDIVTVVGSKPDIDAVATELGNEHARLQEVQFPALFFGIALGVILGSIPLAVPGLSAPLKLGLAGGPLMAAIVLGRLGHWGPFTWYMPPAANHALREFGIVLFLAVVGIVAGDRFFDTLLHGDGIAWMGYGITITLLPLILVGVIARVFGKFNYLSLCGVLAGSMTDPPALAFAVSMSKTGAASVAYVSVYPLVMFLRILAPQILILILAGAGAGAF; via the coding sequence ATGTCTCTCCCCCTTTCCGATGTCGCCCTCACCACGCTCGCTCTGGCCTTGGCCGGGGCGTTTGGTTTGCTCTTTGGAAAACTTCAATTCCGCAAGATCGGGTTGGGCATTGGTGGGGTGCTGTTTTCGGGCATTCTGATTGGCCACTTCGCCTCGAAAGCCGGGATCAGCTTTGACAGCGATGTCATGCATTTCGTCCGTGAATTGGGGCTGATCCTGTTCGTTTACACCATCGGCATTCAGGTCGGCCCAAGCTTTTTCGCCTCTTTTGCCAAATCCGGCCTGCGCTTTAACCTTGCCGCCATCGGCATCGTTTTGGCCGGTGTGGCGGTGACTTTGATGATTTATGCGCTCACGGATCTGCCGCTTCCGGTGTTGATGGGGGTTATGTCGGGGGCTGTGACCAACACGCCGGGGCTTGGGGCGGCGCAACAGGCGCTTGGTGAATTGGGCCTGCCGGCCTCCGAAGTTGGCTTTGCCGGAATGGGCTATGCGATGGCCTATCCTTTTGGCATCATTGGTATCTTGATCTCAATGTTTGCGGTGCGCTTTCTCTTTGGCATCAATGTCGAGCGCGAAGAAGAGGCCTATAAACTGGAGACCAAAAGCGGTGAGGCGGCTTTGCCCGCGCTCAATCTTGAGGTCACCAACCAGAACCTTGAAGGCGTGCGGCTCGGTGATGTGCCTGATCTATTTGATCAGGGCGTTGTCGCCTCGCGGATGAAATCGGGCGGTGAATTGATTGTGCCGACGCGCGACACCGTGCTGCATCTGGGCGATTGCCTTCATATGGTTGGACCTGCCGAAAAATTGGCGGCGATGAAACTGATCATGGGGCGCGAGATTGATACGCCGTTGACCACCAAAGGCACCAAATTGACATGGGCGCGCATCGTGGTGACCAAGGATAAAATCCTCGGCAAATCCTTGCGTGAATTGGCGTTGGTTGAGGCGCGCGGCGTGACCGTGTCGCGGATCAACCGTGCGGGCGTCGAACTTCCGGCGCAGGCGTCGTCGTCATTGGCTTTTGGCGATATCGTCACGGTTGTCGGCTCAAAACCCGACATTGATGCGGTGGCCACAGAGCTGGGCAATGAACATGCGCGGCTGCAAGAGGTGCAATTCCCAGCCCTGTTTTTCGGCATCGCTTTGGGGGTTATTTTGGGGTCGATCCCGCTGGCCGTGCCGGGCCTGTCGGCACCGCTGAAACTTGGCCTCGCGGGCGGGCCGTTGATGGCCGCGATTGTTTTAGGGCGGTTGGGTCATTGGGGACCGTTCACATGGTATATGCCGCCCGCCGCCAACCACGCGCTGCGCGAATTTGGCATCGTGTTGTTTTTGGCTGTGGTCGGCATCGTCGCCGGGGATCGGTTCTTTGACACGTTGCTGCATGGCGACGGCATTGCGTGGATGGGCTATGGTATCACCATCACGCTCCTGCCGCTGATCCTTGTTGGCGTCATCGCGCGGGTGTTTGGCAAGTTCAATTACCTCAGCCTCTGCGGCGTTTTGGCCGGGTCGATGACCGATCCACCCGCCTTGGCCTTTGCCGTGTCGATGAGCAAAACCGGGGCGGCGTCGGTGGCCTATGTGTCGGTTTACCCGCTGGTGATGTTCTTGCGCATCTTGGCGCCCCAGATCCTGATTTTGATCTTGGCAGGTGCCGGGGCGGGGGCGTTTTAA
- a CDS encoding FliM/FliN family flagellar motor C-terminal domain-containing protein yields MCTEITDHILSLFETNIAEVADPPDVAGFRVAAQLREARSISIAFDDVPYRVYRISVSLGRSVREGEILLVFPFARATPKPVPGAPNDFGRDFQAVVMKSEARLDTVLHRIRMPLADVMSLEAGMVLSIPRSAVSKVELRADDRLVSRAQLGQINGKRAVRLIFMTEEDDDPLEAPYGSEAGGFGDMGALSGGSEFPALSNGLGDMGDLPSLGDLPAMGDIGDMDNMGDVPPMGDLPPLGDFPAMGDMSGEMGELPDLGDFPAMGDLPTFDD; encoded by the coding sequence ATGTGTACCGAAATCACCGATCACATCCTGTCCCTGTTTGAAACCAACATCGCCGAGGTGGCTGATCCTCCCGATGTCGCCGGGTTCCGTGTCGCCGCGCAATTGCGCGAGGCGCGTTCCATTTCGATTGCGTTCGATGATGTGCCGTACCGGGTGTACCGTATCTCCGTGTCGCTTGGGCGCAGCGTGCGCGAGGGCGAAATCTTGTTGGTCTTTCCTTTTGCGCGCGCCACGCCCAAACCCGTCCCCGGCGCGCCCAATGATTTTGGCCGCGATTTTCAGGCGGTTGTGATGAAATCGGAGGCGCGCCTTGATACGGTTTTGCACCGGATCCGTATGCCCTTGGCCGATGTGATGTCGCTTGAGGCGGGGATGGTCTTGTCGATCCCGCGCTCTGCTGTGTCCAAGGTCGAATTGCGCGCCGATGATCGCCTCGTCAGTCGGGCGCAATTGGGCCAGATCAACGGCAAACGCGCCGTGCGCCTGATATTTATGACCGAAGAAGATGACGATCCGTTGGAGGCACCTTATGGCTCAGAGGCGGGCGGGTTTGGCGATATGGGTGCACTGTCGGGCGGCTCTGAGTTCCCGGCACTCTCGAATGGGCTTGGCGATATGGGAGACCTGCCATCGCTTGGTGATTTGCCCGCAATGGGGGATATCGGAGATATGGACAACATGGGCGACGTGCCCCCGATGGGGGATTTGCCGCCGCTTGGGGATTTTCCGGCCATGGGAGATATGAGTGGGGAGATGGGCGAGCTGCCGGATTTAGGGGATTTCCCGGCCATGGGCGACTTGCCGACGTTTGATGACTAG
- a CDS encoding translation initiation factor 3 encodes MTNRFVTGALITGLALSLAACKEEEKAAETTTESTSSVVEQVSEAASDAADATTEAVTDAADAAVDAASEAVDAATDAAEAAGEGAADAASEAATAAMDAAQKAKDMATEAAEGAKDMATEAAEGTKDMAADAVEGAKDMVSGGTETAADAAADAADTAEAAVETANDAAADAVEAAADTAEAAGDAVETATDDMATPEALTVEGFDLEKAKALVNESSLDATAKATITTAMTQAQNNPELLGAILEKARTLLGM; translated from the coding sequence ATGACCAATCGTTTTGTAACCGGCGCGCTGATCACTGGCTTGGCCCTGTCTCTTGCAGCGTGCAAAGAAGAAGAAAAAGCCGCTGAAACCACAACCGAGAGCACCAGCTCCGTTGTTGAACAGGTCTCTGAAGCCGCCTCCGACGCAGCCGATGCAACCACCGAAGCGGTGACTGATGCAGCGGATGCGGCTGTTGACGCGGCCTCCGAGGCCGTTGATGCGGCCACTGACGCGGCCGAAGCCGCAGGCGAAGGCGCGGCAGACGCAGCCTCCGAAGCTGCAACTGCTGCGATGGACGCCGCTCAAAAAGCGAAAGACATGGCGACTGAAGCCGCAGAAGGTGCCAAAGATATGGCGACCGAAGCTGCGGAAGGGACCAAAGACATGGCCGCGGATGCCGTTGAAGGCGCAAAGGATATGGTGTCTGGCGGTACTGAGACAGCCGCTGACGCCGCTGCTGATGCGGCAGACACTGCCGAAGCTGCCGTTGAAACAGCAAATGACGCGGCCGCCGATGCGGTTGAAGCCGCTGCAGACACAGCAGAAGCTGCAGGCGACGCGGTTGAAACCGCAACCGATGACATGGCGACCCCTGAGGCGCTGACCGTTGAGGGCTTCGATCTTGAAAAAGCCAAAGCGCTGGTCAACGAATCGTCGCTCGACGCAACAGCCAAAGCCACCATCACCACGGCGATGACTCAGGCGCAAAACAACCCGGAATTGCTTGGCGCAATTTTGGAAAAAGCGCGCACGCTGCTTGGCATGTAA
- a CDS encoding DUF934 domain-containing protein → MTQLVQDGGFVAEDFTGDWLDLASDTTPETLAQYAGADAIRIAFPSFSDGRGFTLARLLRLKGFTGRLRAAGHVIADQYAMARRAGFDEVEIADDLAARQDEAQWLARADWQAGDYQSRLRGRA, encoded by the coding sequence ATGACGCAACTCGTCCAAGACGGCGGCTTTGTCGCCGAAGATTTCACCGGGGACTGGCTTGATCTGGCCTCTGACACAACACCCGAAACCCTCGCGCAATATGCCGGTGCCGACGCAATCCGCATTGCTTTCCCGAGCTTTTCTGACGGGCGCGGCTTTACACTGGCGCGGCTTTTGCGGCTCAAAGGCTTCACCGGACGGTTGCGCGCGGCGGGCCATGTGATTGCCGATCAATACGCTATGGCGCGGCGGGCGGGCTTTGATGAGGTGGAGATTGCCGATGATCTGGCCGCCCGCCAAGACGAGGCGCAATGGTTGGCCCGCGCCGATTGGCAGGCGGGCGATTACCAGTCGCGCTTGCGTGGCCGGGCGTAA
- a CDS encoding XdhC family protein, protein MAPRRGGAVLATVIEFWGRAPRPLGNQLVASGKSQSTGDDWPGAALLAHGLDGRAGVISALRSDRLYIGALGPIRPDAKCALKGAGGSEAQIARLHAPVGLGLRAQSPAEIVISILAQVIQVLRRP, encoded by the coding sequence GTGGCTCCGCGCCGGGGGGGCGCGGTTTTGGCCACGGTGATCGAATTCTGGGGCCGTGCGCCGCGCCCGCTCGGCAATCAGCTTGTCGCCTCAGGCAAAAGTCAGAGCACCGGGGACGATTGGCCGGGCGCCGCGCTTTTGGCGCATGGGCTGGATGGGCGCGCCGGGGTGATCTCCGCGCTGCGTTCGGACAGGCTTTATATTGGCGCTTTGGGACCGATCCGACCCGATGCCAAATGTGCGCTCAAAGGGGCTGGGGGGAGTGAGGCGCAAATCGCGCGTCTGCATGCCCCTGTCGGTCTGGGTCTGCGCGCCCAAAGTCCGGCGGAAATTGTCATCTCGATCCTCGCGCAGGTGATCCAAGTGTTGAGGCGGCCATGA
- the infC gene encoding translation initiation factor IF-3, whose protein sequence is MNERIRSPEIRLIGAEGENVGVVTPSRALEMAIEAGLDLVEISPNAEPPVCKIMDFGKFKYEQQKRESEARKKQKIIEIKEVKFRPGTDVHDYDVKMRNVVKFLENGDKVKVTLRFRGREMAHQDLGRILLERVAEDTKAIGKIENMPKMEGRQMVMMIGPLPK, encoded by the coding sequence ATCAACGAACGCATCCGGTCGCCGGAAATCCGCCTGATCGGCGCTGAGGGTGAAAACGTTGGTGTCGTCACACCGTCCCGTGCGCTGGAGATGGCCATTGAGGCTGGTCTCGACCTCGTGGAAATTTCGCCAAACGCGGAACCGCCGGTCTGTAAGATCATGGATTTCGGCAAGTTCAAATATGAACAGCAGAAACGTGAATCCGAAGCACGCAAAAAGCAAAAGATCATCGAGATCAAGGAAGTCAAATTCCGTCCCGGCACCGATGTGCATGACTACGACGTCAAAATGCGCAATGTCGTCAAGTTCCTTGAGAACGGCGACAAGGTCAAAGTGACGTTGCGCTTCCGTGGCCGTGAAATGGCGCACCAGGATTTGGGGCGTATTCTTTTGGAACGTGTGGCAGAGGACACCAAAGCCATCGGCAAGATCGAAAACATGCCGAAGATGGAAGGCCGTCAAATGGTCATGATGATCGGACCGTTGCCGAAGTGA
- a CDS encoding ferredoxin--NADP reductase — protein MTEQMQVADTPVTDTSATQTATDVKAKAVPTLPDAAKVTEVKHWNDRLFSFKVERPQTLRFRSGEFVMIGLMNDPDPKTGKQKPLLRAYSIASPSWDEELEFYSIKVQDGPLTSRLQHIEPGDEIILRPKPVGTLVVDALLPGKRLWMFATGTGIAPFASLMREPEVYEKFEEVILMHTCREVSELEYGRQLVAHIKSDEILSEIEDGKLRYYPTTTREEFHHMGRVTDNLASGKVFEDLGIPPLCPENDRGMVCGNLAFNKDIMKILDGFGLREGANSEPKEYVVEKAFVD, from the coding sequence ATGACCGAGCAAATGCAAGTGGCAGACACCCCAGTGACAGACACATCCGCGACCCAAACAGCAACCGACGTAAAAGCGAAAGCCGTTCCCACCCTGCCCGACGCCGCCAAGGTGACCGAGGTCAAACATTGGAACGACCGCCTGTTCTCCTTTAAGGTTGAGCGACCGCAAACGCTGCGGTTCCGGTCCGGCGAATTCGTGATGATCGGGCTGATGAACGACCCAGACCCGAAGACCGGCAAACAAAAACCGCTGCTGCGCGCTTATTCCATCGCCTCTCCCTCTTGGGATGAGGAATTGGAATTCTATTCGATCAAGGTGCAAGACGGCCCGCTGACGTCGCGGCTTCAACATATCGAACCGGGGGATGAGATCATCCTGCGCCCAAAACCCGTGGGCACCCTCGTCGTGGACGCGCTTTTGCCGGGAAAACGGCTATGGATGTTTGCCACAGGCACCGGGATTGCACCGTTTGCGTCGCTGATGCGCGAACCGGAAGTCTATGAAAAGTTTGAAGAAGTCATCTTGATGCACACCTGTCGTGAGGTGTCTGAGTTGGAATATGGTCGGCAACTGGTCGCGCATATCAAATCCGACGAAATCCTCTCCGAAATCGAGGACGGCAAGCTGCGGTATTACCCGACGACGACCCGCGAAGAGTTCCATCACATGGGCCGCGTCACCGACAATCTGGCCTCTGGCAAAGTGTTCGAAGACCTCGGCATCCCGCCGCTGTGCCCGGAAAATGACCGTGGCATGGTCTGTGGCAATCTGGCGTTTAACAAAGACATCATGAAAATCCTTGATGGCTTTGGCCTGCGCGAAGGGGCCAATTCCGAACCGAAAGAATATGTGGTCGAAAAGGCTTTTGTCGACTGA